The genomic region ATCACGTCGAGCTGGGTCGCCACCGGGTGCGCGTGCTGCCGGCGAACCACCGGGTCATGGCCGACGGCGACGCGGTGCTCTACGACGTCGAGGACGCGGGCGGCGACCGCCTCCTGTGGGGCTGTGACACGGGGCCGTGGGAGCCCGCCTGGTTCGACGCGGTGCGCGAGGCGGACTTCGACGTCGTGGTGCTGGAACAGACCTTCGGACCGGCGGGCCAGGTCTCGCCGGGCCATCTGCACCTGGACTCGTTCGGTGAGCTCGTGAAGCGCTTGCGCGGGGTGGGGGCCGTGACGGCCTCGACGGACGTCCTGGCCGTCCACCTGAGCCACCACAACCCGCCTGAGTCCGAGCTGGTCGCCCGGCTCGCGGCCATGGGTGCGCGTCCGGCCCGCGACGGTGAGATCGTCACCGGTCGTCCTGCCTGACCGACCGGCCCGGCGTACGGTCGGGTCATGACCGCAGACGACGCCCGACCGTTGATCGTGGCGATGGGCATCTCGGGCACCGGGAAGTCAGCGGTCGGTCGCGCAGTCGCGGACCGGCTCGGACTGCCGTACGCCGACGGCGACGACTACCACCCCCGCTCGAACATCGAGAAGATGTCCGCCGGGAAGCCGTTGACCGACGAGGACCGCTGGCCGTGGCTCGAGCTCGTGGCCACCTGGATCGCCGAGCACGAGGGCGGTGGCGGTGTCATCGCCTGCTCGGCGCTGAAACGCTCCTACCGCGACGTCCTGCGCCGCGGGGCGCCGGACGTGGTCTTCCTCCACCTGGCGGGGGACCACGACCTCATCCAGGAGCGGATGGAGAAGCGCGACCACTTCATGCCGGCGACGCTCCTGGCCTCGCAGGAGAGCACGCTCGAGCCCCTCGAGGACGACGAGCAGGGCTGGGAGCTCGACATCACGCCGTCGATCGAGGAGATCGTCGACGAGTTCGTGACGCGTGCCGGACTGCAGGAGCCGGCCGCCGACCCACCGCGGGAGAGCTGACCCGCTCGAGCGCGTGATCGCCCCGCCGCGGTTCCCGGCGTCGTTGTAGCGTGCAACGGTGCTCGTCCCGCTGCTCCGCCACCACCTCGCGCCGTACCGGACGTCGCTGCTGGTGGTGCTGGTGCTGCAGCTCGCCCAGACCGTGGCGAGCCTCTACCTGCCGAGCCTCAACGCCGACATCATCGA from Aeromicrobium sp. Sec7.5 harbors:
- a CDS encoding gluconokinase, with product MTADDARPLIVAMGISGTGKSAVGRAVADRLGLPYADGDDYHPRSNIEKMSAGKPLTDEDRWPWLELVATWIAEHEGGGGVIACSALKRSYRDVLRRGAPDVVFLHLAGDHDLIQERMEKRDHFMPATLLASQESTLEPLEDDEQGWELDITPSIEEIVDEFVTRAGLQEPAADPPRES
- a CDS encoding MBL fold metallo-hydrolase, producing the protein MRVRLLGTGAADGWPQAFCRCASCGAQREDRILRVPTSALVDDVLLIDGNADSPGAATRAGADLAGVRHLLVTHAHVDHLAPQLLLFRSWVSQEPIDVVGPAAVIDACRPWVAPDAPVRWIEVAAGDHVELGRHRVRVLPANHRVMADGDAVLYDVEDAGGDRLLWGCDTGPWEPAWFDAVREADFDVVVLEQTFGPAGQVSPGHLHLDSFGELVKRLRGVGAVTASTDVLAVHLSHHNPPESELVARLAAMGARPARDGEIVTGRPA